The genomic interval GATCTTGCCCACAATGAGGGGTGTTTCGGGGCGGGTCGCACTCGGCGACACCGCCCAGTTTCACACGGGTTGTCCAGATTGCCCCCTCGGGGGTGCAACCTTCTTCACGAACCGTTGTTTTTGTCTTGCAAGAACTTGCGGTCCGTGTAGACTGCATGCAGGTCGTCCCCGGCGAATGCACAGGCGCCAGCGACCAAGAGTCAGGACCGGACACCACACGACGCGTTGTTTGCCGCTGCCCTCTGTGGACGCGGGTTCAACTCGCCCGTGGGGTGCGAGGCCGCTGCCCCGTGAACGCGACCGATCGCGCGCACGCCCGAACTCACTCCTTCGAACTTCTGTGCACCGTCTCGCGCGGCCTCCAGCCGGGCGGGGCCTTCTGCGTCTGCGCCACTGGGGCGTTGGACGCCTGCCGCGCGACAACGGAATGTCGGCGCGCGGGAGGCATGAGAGGGAGCATGGTCGCACCCCCGACCACGGCATTGAGCCGGTGCAGACGCACTTCGCCGCTCGGCAGCCCACCGCGCCGAGCGGTCTTTCTTTTGGGAAGGCATTGGGGAGCAGGGAACAGGCAGCAGGGGGAGAGGGTGAAAAGCAGTTGGCTCAAACGCCGCACGCACCCCAGGGCACGCTCTGCGGGTCCGCTCTCTGATCTGCTCCCTACTCCCTATTCCCTATTCCCTTCTCCTCGCACACCACACCTGGCTGCCCGGGTTCGCGTCCGGGGCGTCGGTGTCGGACAGGCGCTGGCTCGTCCACATCATCCAGCGGCCGTCCTCGCTGAAGACGGGCAGCCCGTCGAAACCGGCGGTGTGGGTGATCCGCTTCCGAGCCAGCTCCGACGCCGGCAGGGCCTGGTCGCCTGTGTTCGACTCGATCAGGAACACCTCGTAGTTCGTGTGCCCGACCTCGCTGGTCGAATAGGCGACCCACTTCCCGTCCTTCGACCAGTAGGGCGCCCAGTTCACATGCTCGTTGGCCGTGACCTCGCGCTCCCACTCGATGCCGGTCGGCACGCCGTTCTCGAAGGCGAGTTTCGCGACGAAGACCTGCAGCAGGTCGTTGCCCACGCGGTCGCTGCGATAGGTGATGAACTCCCCGTCGCGCGAGAAGAACGGCCCGCCGTCGTATCCGGGCGCCGTCACCAGCGCGTGGTGGGCGCCGGTCTCCGTGTCGTGCACGAAGATGTCGCCCTCCTTCGTGCCCGGCTTCACATTGACATACAGCACGAAGCGCCCGTCGCTCGACCACGAGCACTCCGCGTCGTAGCCCTCGCGCGCGAAGAGCGTGCGCTGCGTCATCGGGCGCGGATTGATCATCGGCGAGAAGCACGAGTCCTTGATCGCGATGCCCCGCTCGATCGGCGGCGCGCCGGGCAGTCGCACCTCGACGATCTCCATCTCTTCGGGGAACTGCCACACATAATCGCGGCTGGACCGCTGGTACCCGCTGGCGGCCTGTTTGGCCGGCTCGACGATCGTGCTGCCGAAGAGCACCGACCACGTGTCCCTGGGGTGGAACCAGCCGCAGGTGTTGGCGCTGTGGTCGGGCGAGACGCGGACGATGTCCCTGAGCCCGCTGGGCAGCCCGCGCTCGTCGCGGGTGATGGTGGCGACATACATGGAGTAGTGCTCGGCGCTGGCGCCGCTGTCCCAGTCGCCGCGCGGGACCGCCTGGAAGATGATGCGTTTCATGTCCTTGTCGAAGTAGGCCTCGCCGGCGCGCGCGAACATCGCGGGGTCGGTGAGGCGGACATGGTCGCCCAGCGTCTCGCGCTCGGCCTCGCGCCAGACGCTGGGCGCGTCGAGCGCCGGGCGGGCGCGCTGCTCGGGCCCGTGGGCGAACACGGCGCAGGCGAGCGCGCCGGGGAGGATGGCGATGAGCGTGCCGCTGCGAAGGCGGGGCATGTCGGGCTCCTGGGGGGCGTGGAGAGAGGCGACACTTTACTCCCTCGCCAGGCGCGCCGGATCAGGCCCGGGCGAGCGTGGCGCGGCAGATTGCCCGGATTGCCAGCCCTCCGGCGATGATCCCCAGCCCGATCGCCCAGACGCGCACCTCGACGAAGAACGCCAGCGAGACGCACGCCGCCAGACCGGCCCACGCGATCCACGCCGGGTACATCCGGTCCTCTCGCGCCAGCCGGATCGCCGCCAGATTCGTGATCGCGTAGTACACCAGCACCGCGAACGCGCTGAACGACCAGGTCAGGCGCACATCGCCCAGCAGCGCCAGCGCGCCCACGCCCAGCCCCACGAACGCGACGGCGATCGTCGGAGAGCCGCCGACGCTGACGCGCGCGAGCGCCGGGGGCAGGTCGCTCCGGCGCCCCATCGCCAGCGCGACGCGCGACAGCCCCAGGATCAGGTTCAGCAGCACGCCCAGCATCGCGGTGATCGCGCCGATCGCCACGACGCGCGCGATGATCGGGCCGTCGGTGTGGCGCGCCGACGCCTCGAGCGGGGCCGCGGCGTCGCGCGTGGCTTCGAACAGGTTCGTCGCCCCGAACGCGCCCAGCGCCACGAACGCCACCAGCGAATAGATCGCCAGCGCGATCACGAGCGTCCCCAGGATCGCCAAGGGGATGACGCGGCGCGGGTCGCGGATCTCCTCGCCCATCGTCGTGATCCGCGCGTAGCCGGCGTACGCGACGAACATCAGCGCCGACGCCTCGAGCACGCGCGCGAACGCCGGACGCGTGTCCGACGCGTCGCCAGGCGCGAAGAAGGGCGTGAACGCGACATTCGCCCTTCCCGCGGCGTCGCGGAAGCCGGTGAGCACGAAC from Phycisphaeraceae bacterium carries:
- a CDS encoding PD40 domain-containing protein, whose amino-acid sequence is MPRLRSGTLIAILPGALACAVFAHGPEQRARPALDAPSVWREAERETLGDHVRLTDPAMFARAGEAYFDKDMKRIIFQAVPRGDWDSGASAEHYSMYVATITRDERGLPSGLRDIVRVSPDHSANTCGWFHPRDTWSVLFGSTIVEPAKQAASGYQRSSRDYVWQFPEEMEIVEVRLPGAPPIERGIAIKDSCFSPMINPRPMTQRTLFAREGYDAECSWSSDGRFVLYVNVKPGTKEGDIFVHDTETGAHHALVTAPGYDGGPFFSRDGEFITYRSDRVGNDLLQVFVAKLAFENGVPTGIEWEREVTANEHVNWAPYWSKDGKWVAYSTSEVGHTNYEVFLIESNTGDQALPASELARKRITHTAGFDGLPVFSEDGRWMMWTSQRLSDTDAPDANPGSQVWCARRRE
- a CDS encoding amino acid permease produces the protein MSSTPPNELHRVVGLPGAVLVGLGSILGTGVFVSLGVAAGIAGNALLLAVVISAFVAACNAMSSAQLSAAHPVSGGTYEFGYRLLTPALGFTAGWMFLVAKSFSAATAALGFSGYLLRALAIDPAQWRVPVAIGAVALFTLLVLSGVRRSTLANTVIVSLTIVALGVFVLTGFRDAAGRANVAFTPFFAPGDASDTRPAFARVLEASALMFVAYAGYARITTMGEEIRDPRRVIPLAILGTLVIALAIYSLVAFVALGAFGATNLFEATRDAAAPLEASARHTDGPIIARVVAIGAITAMLGVLLNLILGLSRVALAMGRRSDLPPALARVSVGGSPTIAVAFVGLGVGALALLGDVRLTWSFSAFAVLVYYAITNLAAIRLAREDRMYPAWIAWAGLAACVSLAFFVEVRVWAIGLGIIAGGLAIRAICRATLARA